A stretch of Microbacterium sp. 4R-513 DNA encodes these proteins:
- the kduD gene encoding 2-dehydro-3-deoxy-D-gluconate 5-dehydrogenase KduD, whose amino-acid sequence MILDSFRLDGRVALVTGSSRGLGQGAAVALAEAGADIALLDRGDPAETVAAVEALGRRVHSVRRDLIGAAPADLASAVDEVVAELGRLDILVNNAGTIRRAPAAEYSAEDWNDVLSVNLDAVFHLSQTAGRHMIAQRHGRIINVASMLSFQGGILVPAYTASKHAVAGLTKALANEWAASGVTVNAVAPGYMATDNTAALRADTEREASIVSRIPAGRWGTPADLQGAFVFLASDAAAYVTGAVVPVDGGWLVR is encoded by the coding sequence ATGATCCTCGACTCCTTCCGCCTCGACGGCCGCGTCGCCCTCGTGACCGGGTCCAGCCGCGGACTCGGCCAGGGGGCGGCGGTCGCGCTCGCCGAGGCGGGCGCCGACATCGCCCTCCTCGACCGCGGCGACCCCGCGGAGACGGTCGCCGCTGTGGAAGCGCTCGGCCGCCGCGTGCACAGCGTCCGGCGCGACCTCATCGGCGCGGCGCCGGCCGATCTCGCCTCCGCGGTCGACGAGGTCGTCGCCGAGCTCGGCCGTCTCGACATCCTCGTCAACAACGCGGGCACGATCCGCCGGGCTCCGGCCGCCGAGTACTCCGCCGAGGACTGGAACGACGTGCTGTCGGTCAACCTCGACGCCGTCTTCCACCTCTCTCAGACCGCAGGCCGGCACATGATCGCGCAGCGGCACGGCCGCATCATCAACGTCGCGTCGATGCTGTCCTTCCAGGGCGGCATCCTCGTCCCCGCGTACACGGCCTCCAAGCACGCCGTCGCGGGGCTCACGAAGGCCCTCGCCAACGAGTGGGCGGCCTCGGGGGTCACGGTGAACGCGGTCGCGCCCGGATACATGGCGACCGACAACACGGCGGCCCTCCGCGCAGACACCGAGCGCGAGGCATCCATCGTCTCCCGCATCCCCGCCGGCCGGTGGGGCACGCCGGCCGACCTGCAGGGAGCGTTCGTCTTCCTCGCCTCGGACGCCGCCGCCTACGTGACGGGCGCGGTCGTGCCCGTCGACGGCGGCTGGCTCGTCCGCTGA
- a CDS encoding fumarylacetoacetate hydrolase family protein → MTIAAAAAPVAASVVSSPDGTDRVVELSDALAQAGVAAILADAGLLTAARAETAAHEPARLPLLADAELLAPVVPGKILCLGYNYRGHAPDGVDPTANDPEWPDVFVKTPNTLAGPRDAVVIPPGATDVDYEGEVAVVIGRRAQRVTLDEALDHVGGYTILNDVSDRAWQRRQSQWALGKCSDGFAPLGPWVVTPDEVPDPHNLLVEVERDGVVTVSQSTSTTIFSVAFVIHHLSQVLTLEPGDVVSTGTPQKLPAAQDAHRPLAHGDAVTVRVSGVGELTTRFVGAEGLATSSRPTTGTLQEAHA, encoded by the coding sequence GTGACGATCGCAGCCGCCGCGGCGCCGGTCGCGGCATCCGTCGTCTCTTCCCCTGACGGAACGGATCGCGTCGTCGAGCTGTCGGACGCGCTCGCGCAGGCGGGCGTCGCGGCGATCCTCGCCGACGCCGGCTTGCTCACGGCCGCCCGCGCCGAGACGGCGGCTCACGAGCCGGCGCGACTGCCCCTCCTCGCCGACGCCGAGCTCCTCGCACCGGTCGTGCCGGGCAAGATCCTCTGCCTCGGGTACAACTACCGCGGGCACGCGCCGGACGGGGTCGACCCGACGGCGAACGATCCGGAGTGGCCCGACGTCTTCGTCAAGACGCCGAACACCCTCGCGGGGCCGCGCGACGCCGTCGTCATCCCGCCGGGTGCGACCGATGTCGACTACGAGGGCGAGGTCGCCGTCGTCATCGGCCGGCGTGCGCAGCGCGTGACGCTCGACGAGGCCCTGGACCACGTCGGCGGGTACACGATCCTCAACGACGTCTCGGACCGCGCGTGGCAGCGGCGACAGAGCCAATGGGCGCTCGGGAAGTGCTCCGACGGCTTCGCCCCGCTGGGTCCGTGGGTGGTGACGCCCGACGAGGTGCCCGATCCCCACAATCTCCTCGTGGAGGTCGAGCGCGACGGGGTGGTCACCGTGTCGCAGTCGACGTCGACCACGATCTTCAGCGTCGCCTTCGTCATCCATCACCTCAGCCAGGTGCTGACACTCGAACCTGGCGACGTCGTCTCGACCGGCACGCCGCAGAAGCTGCCCGCCGCACAGGACGCGCACCGCCCGCTCGCGCACGGCGACGCCGTGACGGTGCGCGTCTCGGGGGTCGGCGAACTCACGACCCGCTTCGTGGGCGCCGAGGGCCTGGCCACCTCCTCGCGTCCGACCACCGGCACCCTTCAGGAGGCCCACGCATGA
- a CDS encoding glycoside hydrolase family 88 protein: MTSTPPTQERTALAAQPALAGALSTVRRNIAAFGDLYPDDTTQDDRYPLRPAEGIFAEGGNRGWTTSFWPGMQWLSWEITGDEVFRDAALRHAADFERRVRQGEDLDTHDLGFLYTLASVAPWRLLGDEDARQAALLAADHLMKRFLEPAGIIQAWGDLSDPAQRGRTIIDSLMNMPLLTWAHEQTGDERFADAVRRHTIQLRDHILREDDSTFHTFYWDAETGEPLRGATEQGAHDDSCWARGQAWGIYGFALNHRATGDASLLDAAWRCADYFLAHLPADDVPFWDLVYHDGSDAPRDSSAAAIAVCGFFELADLEPGTVRAERATSAANAILDSLVARYAPEPPEASDALILHGVYDLPKHNGVDEGTLWGDYFYLEALTRRALPGWKPYW; encoded by the coding sequence ATGACGTCCACGCCCCCGACTCAGGAGCGGACCGCGCTCGCCGCGCAGCCCGCCCTCGCCGGCGCCCTCTCGACCGTCCGCCGCAACATCGCGGCGTTCGGCGACCTCTATCCCGACGACACGACGCAGGACGACCGGTATCCGCTGCGTCCCGCCGAGGGCATCTTCGCCGAGGGCGGCAACCGGGGGTGGACGACGAGCTTCTGGCCGGGCATGCAGTGGCTCTCATGGGAGATCACAGGTGACGAGGTGTTCCGGGATGCCGCGCTCCGCCACGCCGCGGACTTCGAGCGCCGCGTGCGCCAGGGCGAAGACCTCGACACCCACGACCTCGGGTTCCTCTACACGCTCGCCTCCGTCGCGCCGTGGCGACTGCTCGGCGACGAGGACGCGCGGCAGGCGGCACTCCTCGCGGCCGACCACCTCATGAAGCGCTTCCTCGAGCCGGCCGGGATCATCCAGGCCTGGGGCGACCTGTCCGACCCCGCTCAGCGCGGCCGCACGATCATCGACAGCCTCATGAACATGCCCCTGCTGACGTGGGCCCACGAGCAGACCGGCGACGAGCGCTTCGCCGACGCCGTCCGCCGCCACACGATCCAGCTGCGCGATCACATCCTCCGTGAGGACGACTCGACCTTCCACACCTTCTACTGGGATGCCGAGACCGGCGAGCCCCTTCGCGGGGCGACGGAGCAGGGCGCCCACGACGACTCGTGCTGGGCGCGCGGGCAGGCATGGGGCATCTACGGCTTCGCCCTCAACCACCGGGCGACGGGGGATGCCTCGCTCCTCGATGCCGCCTGGCGCTGCGCCGACTACTTCCTCGCCCACCTTCCCGCCGACGACGTCCCGTTCTGGGACCTCGTCTACCACGACGGCAGCGACGCGCCGCGCGACAGCTCGGCCGCGGCGATCGCGGTCTGCGGATTCTTCGAGCTCGCCGATCTCGAACCCGGCACGGTGCGCGCCGAGCGGGCGACGTCTGCCGCGAACGCGATCCTCGACTCGCTCGTCGCGCGCTACGCGCCCGAGCCGCCCGAGGCATCCGACGCGCTCATCCTGCACGGCGTGTACGACCTGCCGAAGCACAACGGCGTTGACGAGGGCACTCTGTGGGGCGACTACTTCTATCTCGAGGCGCTCACCCGCCGCGCCCTCCCCGGATGGAAGCCGTACTGGTGA
- a CDS encoding DUF624 domain-containing protein, giving the protein MNALRRISHESYANVFGVVYLGLMTNALLLVAALPLVLLLVTTDPSRSWPLLAVAAPLAAPGLTAAFSVFRAHAQGSTTIARDFLAGLRATWRRSLALGGMLSAVVVVLLVDVRAFSGSPVGVAVIPALAVLTVLAVAIALLTFVALAEEPKVRLRDALRAGAWLAVRRWYLSAVSLLVLAAQAMLFASFPAIALGLTASAALYLAWANARFTLRPVLDIADTQTA; this is encoded by the coding sequence ATGAACGCCCTGCGCCGCATCTCGCACGAGTCGTACGCGAACGTCTTCGGGGTCGTCTATCTGGGCCTCATGACGAATGCGCTGCTGCTCGTGGCAGCTCTGCCCCTCGTCCTGCTGCTCGTGACGACGGACCCCTCCCGCTCGTGGCCCCTCCTCGCCGTCGCAGCGCCTCTCGCCGCTCCGGGCCTGACCGCGGCGTTCTCGGTCTTCCGCGCACACGCGCAGGGGAGCACCACGATCGCGCGCGACTTCCTCGCGGGCCTCCGCGCCACGTGGCGGCGATCGCTCGCGCTGGGAGGGATGCTGTCGGCCGTCGTCGTCGTGCTGCTCGTCGATGTGCGGGCCTTCTCGGGCTCCCCGGTCGGCGTCGCGGTCATCCCGGCGCTCGCCGTCCTGACGGTGCTCGCCGTGGCCATCGCGCTCCTGACGTTCGTCGCGCTCGCCGAGGAGCCGAAGGTGCGCCTGCGCGACGCGCTGCGTGCCGGCGCGTGGCTCGCGGTCCGCCGCTGGTACCTGTCGGCCGTGTCGCTGCTCGTGCTCGCCGCCCAGGCGATGCTCTTCGCGTCGTTCCCCGCGATCGCGCTGGGGCTGACAGCATCCGCCGCCCTTTACCTGGCCTGGGCGAACGCCCGCTTCACGCTCCGACCCGTGCTCGACATCGCAGACACCCAGACCGCCTGA
- a CDS encoding carbohydrate ABC transporter permease encodes MPFFWMVMSSLKSANEVFSVPIKWFPETFVWSNYVDIWTQSNMVTWIRNTLVLAVVVTFLQVLTGSFAAYGFAKIRFPGRDVLFLVYIATIAVPWQSYMIPQFILLSNFKVSNTLWAIILIQAFGAFGVFLMKQYYETIPEELSEAARLDGLSEYAIWRRIMLPLSIPALASLTLLTFVNTWNDYLGPLIYLRNPDLWTIQLGLKSFVSNLYDTNYALLFAGLTISVIPIAVIFLLGQRFFIEGIATSGMKG; translated from the coding sequence ATGCCGTTCTTCTGGATGGTCATGAGCTCGCTCAAGTCGGCCAACGAGGTCTTCTCGGTGCCGATCAAGTGGTTCCCCGAGACGTTCGTGTGGAGCAACTACGTCGACATCTGGACCCAGTCGAACATGGTCACCTGGATCCGCAACACGCTCGTACTGGCGGTGGTCGTGACGTTCCTCCAGGTGCTCACCGGCTCGTTCGCGGCCTACGGATTCGCGAAGATCCGCTTCCCGGGGCGCGACGTCCTGTTCCTCGTCTACATCGCCACGATCGCCGTCCCGTGGCAGTCGTACATGATCCCGCAGTTCATCCTGCTCTCGAACTTCAAGGTCTCGAACACGCTGTGGGCCATCATCCTCATCCAGGCGTTCGGCGCCTTCGGCGTGTTCCTCATGAAGCAGTACTACGAGACGATCCCCGAGGAGCTGTCCGAGGCCGCCCGCCTCGACGGACTGAGCGAGTACGCGATCTGGCGGCGCATCATGCTGCCCCTTTCGATCCCGGCTCTCGCGAGCCTCACGCTGCTCACGTTCGTGAACACCTGGAACGACTACCTGGGACCGCTCATCTACTTGCGCAACCCCGACCTGTGGACCATCCAGCTGGGTCTCAAGAGCTTCGTCTCGAACCTCTACGACACCAACTACGCGCTCCTCTTCGCCGGCCTCACGATCTCGGTCATCCCGATCGCGGTCATCTTCCTCCTCGGCCAGCGCTTCTTCATCGAGGGCATCGCGACGAGCGGAATGAAGGGATGA
- a CDS encoding sugar ABC transporter permease produces the protein MTSRPLRRRPRPPRRTSKLRLRNTLIGWSFILPNFLGFALLTLVPVVTLFYMSFTNWNVFGKADWIGLANFQRLIGDGSFRISVLNTLYYSVMHIPLTIVVSLGLALLLNNRLRGIAFFRTAAFFPYITSIVAIAVVWNLLFSPEYGPINQILGFFGVQNPPGWLTSAEWAMPAVVIVSTWRDMGYYMILFLAGLQTVPRELHEAARVDGANVIQRFFNVTLPCLRPTMFFVTVMLTINSFKIFDLILVMTNGGPGQSTLVLSQFIYKKGFEESQFGYASAAAVALFLMCIVVTIIQFFWNKRRSY, from the coding sequence ATGACGTCGCGACCGCTGCGGCGTCGCCCGCGCCCCCCGCGGCGCACCTCGAAGCTGCGGCTGCGCAACACGCTGATCGGCTGGAGCTTCATCCTCCCGAACTTCCTCGGGTTCGCCCTGCTGACCCTCGTGCCGGTCGTGACGCTGTTCTACATGTCGTTCACCAACTGGAACGTGTTCGGCAAGGCGGACTGGATCGGCCTCGCGAACTTCCAGCGTCTGATCGGCGACGGCAGCTTCCGCATCTCCGTCCTCAACACGCTCTACTACTCCGTCATGCACATCCCGCTGACGATCGTGGTCTCGCTCGGCCTCGCCCTGCTCCTGAACAACAGGCTCCGCGGCATCGCGTTCTTCCGCACGGCGGCGTTCTTCCCTTACATCACGTCGATCGTCGCGATCGCCGTCGTCTGGAACCTTCTCTTCAGCCCCGAGTACGGCCCCATCAACCAGATCCTCGGGTTCTTCGGGGTCCAGAACCCGCCGGGCTGGCTCACGTCGGCCGAGTGGGCGATGCCCGCCGTGGTCATCGTCAGCACGTGGCGCGACATGGGCTACTACATGATCCTCTTCCTCGCCGGCCTGCAGACCGTGCCCCGTGAGCTCCACGAGGCCGCGCGCGTCGACGGCGCGAACGTCATCCAGCGCTTCTTCAACGTGACGCTTCCGTGCCTCCGGCCGACGATGTTCTTCGTCACCGTGATGCTCACGATCAACTCGTTCAAGATCTTCGACCTGATCCTCGTCATGACCAACGGCGGTCCCGGGCAGTCGACCCTCGTGCTGTCCCAGTTCATCTACAAGAAGGGCTTCGAGGAGAGCCAGTTCGGCTACGCGTCCGCCGCGGCCGTCGCCCTCTTCCTCATGTGCATCGTCGTGACGATCATCCAGTTCTTCTGGAACAAGCGGAGGAGCTACTGA
- a CDS encoding extracellular solute-binding protein, giving the protein MKRKFAAAAGIAVVATLSLAACSGGSGDTPAAEESSGPVTLTLSGWSLETTPEFQTLADAFHEKNPDVTVELKEYDPANYNTLVTADLAAGVGPDIITQKEVKYVTTFQEGGQLLDVSDVELPDDISGTSSYEVDGTAYGVPYRQDSWVLYYNKDLFDAAGVDYPDGSWTWDDYDEAAAALTEGLAASGSAAKGAYQHRWQSTVQGFANAQSKDGDILKGDYGYLKPYYERVLALQGDGDQVDYNTSAANQLTYQGEFGKQNAAMMPMGTWYVATLIAQQASGDADTFNWGIAPIPQLDAKTTGTDNTPVTFGDPTGFAINAAVDDAKKKAAKEFLAFAAGEDAAKALAAIGITPALLNDAVVETYLGVKGAPADDLSRFAFSTHETHPENPTSSKTAAIQGILNDLHTAVMSGSDNIDNAIKTAEDRVKNEVGLD; this is encoded by the coding sequence ATGAAGCGCAAGTTCGCAGCAGCGGCGGGGATCGCCGTCGTCGCAACGCTGTCGCTCGCCGCCTGCAGCGGCGGCTCGGGTGACACCCCGGCCGCCGAGGAGTCGTCGGGTCCCGTGACCCTGACGCTCTCGGGCTGGAGCCTCGAGACGACGCCCGAGTTCCAGACGCTCGCCGACGCCTTCCACGAGAAGAACCCCGACGTCACGGTGGAGCTCAAGGAGTACGACCCGGCCAACTACAACACCCTCGTCACGGCCGACCTGGCCGCCGGCGTCGGGCCCGACATCATCACGCAGAAGGAGGTCAAGTACGTCACGACCTTCCAGGAGGGCGGCCAGCTGCTCGACGTCTCGGATGTCGAGCTGCCCGACGACATCAGCGGCACGTCGTCGTACGAGGTCGATGGCACCGCGTACGGCGTGCCATACCGCCAGGACTCGTGGGTCCTCTACTACAACAAGGACCTGTTCGACGCCGCGGGCGTGGACTACCCCGACGGCTCGTGGACGTGGGACGACTACGACGAGGCCGCGGCCGCACTGACCGAGGGTCTGGCGGCATCCGGGAGCGCCGCCAAGGGGGCCTACCAGCACCGGTGGCAGTCGACCGTGCAGGGCTTCGCGAACGCCCAGTCGAAGGACGGCGACATCCTGAAGGGCGACTACGGCTACCTCAAGCCCTACTACGAGCGCGTCCTCGCGCTGCAGGGCGACGGTGACCAGGTCGACTACAACACGAGCGCGGCCAACCAGCTGACCTACCAGGGCGAGTTCGGCAAGCAGAATGCCGCCATGATGCCCATGGGCACGTGGTACGTCGCGACCCTCATCGCGCAGCAGGCCTCGGGAGACGCCGACACCTTCAACTGGGGCATCGCGCCGATCCCGCAGCTCGACGCCAAGACGACCGGAACCGACAACACCCCGGTGACGTTCGGCGACCCGACCGGCTTCGCGATCAACGCCGCCGTCGATGACGCGAAGAAGAAGGCGGCGAAGGAATTCCTCGCCTTCGCCGCCGGCGAGGACGCCGCCAAGGCGCTCGCCGCCATCGGCATCACCCCCGCGCTCCTCAACGACGCCGTGGTCGAGACGTACCTCGGGGTGAAGGGCGCTCCGGCCGACGACCTGTCGCGATTCGCCTTCTCGACGCACGAGACCCACCCGGAGAACCCCACCTCCAGCAAGACGGCGGCGATCCAGGGCATCCTCAACGACCTGCACACGGCCGTGATGTCCGGGTCCGACAACATCGACAACGCCATCAAGACGGCGGAGGACCGCGTCAAGAACGAGGTCGGTCTCGACTGA
- a CDS encoding DUF2264 domain-containing protein, which translates to MTRIHEAHGGASAPDWTRAQWVSYADRLLAGARAFASPGHARITPPGAEGGYGTAIDGLEGFARTFLLAGFRIAGESGMGVDDLVDFYSRGIATGVDPNAPDRWVRLDEHPQAKVEAASIALILDLTRPWIWDRLDAMTQERVIAYLAPAVGDQTYPRTNWLWFRLVVQTFLRSVGGPWSAQDVADDLALHDSFGRPGGWLSDGDERSYDHYVGWALHLYPVLWARMQGAAELANGRTPKDVALLDRFLLDAIALVGADGSPLIQGRSLIYRFAAAAPFWVGVIAGVPSTSLGALRHAANRVVGHFADSGVPDARDLLSMGWHGDWRRLAQSYSGPASPYWATKGLLGISLPADHPMWSAPAEPLPVESGDTLRAVRAAGWVVSGTRADGIVRVVNHGTDHAAEGSLVGDSPLYARIGYSTATAPLANGRAWREPLEQSVALVDHQGRATHRAAMQLLDVSIDGEVGVAASTWPAHWISPAETQVRHGSGIHGEIALAGRLTVRSLVRGPWEVRVIDLDGVEDGVDPSALTLRVGGWPVADGEERVTDAAASVTTHRLASAIRPLLGAGAPSVEVRADSTPLGADAGVPVVTFPAVPGERVAVIVELSGAPADLGAAQLAMESGEARITWPDGVVTTTPLPDPRIVDASTR; encoded by the coding sequence GTGACGCGCATCCACGAAGCCCACGGCGGCGCATCCGCGCCCGACTGGACGCGTGCGCAGTGGGTCTCCTACGCAGATCGCCTCCTGGCCGGCGCCCGCGCCTTCGCTTCGCCCGGCCACGCGCGCATCACTCCTCCTGGCGCCGAGGGCGGCTACGGCACCGCGATCGACGGACTCGAGGGCTTCGCCCGCACGTTCCTCCTGGCGGGCTTCCGCATCGCCGGCGAGAGCGGCATGGGCGTCGACGACCTTGTCGACTTCTACTCCCGCGGCATCGCGACCGGTGTCGACCCGAACGCCCCCGACCGGTGGGTCCGCCTCGACGAGCACCCGCAGGCCAAGGTCGAAGCGGCATCCATCGCGCTCATCCTCGACCTGACGCGGCCGTGGATCTGGGACCGCCTCGATGCGATGACTCAGGAGCGCGTCATCGCGTACCTCGCGCCCGCTGTCGGCGACCAGACGTACCCTCGCACGAACTGGCTGTGGTTCCGCCTCGTGGTGCAGACGTTCCTCCGTTCGGTCGGCGGCCCCTGGTCGGCGCAGGACGTCGCCGACGACCTGGCCCTCCACGATTCGTTCGGGCGGCCGGGCGGCTGGCTCTCGGACGGCGACGAGCGCTCGTACGACCACTACGTCGGCTGGGCGCTGCACCTCTATCCCGTGCTCTGGGCGCGCATGCAAGGCGCCGCCGAGCTCGCGAACGGGCGCACGCCCAAGGATGTGGCGCTCCTGGACCGGTTCCTCCTCGACGCGATCGCGCTCGTGGGTGCAGACGGGTCGCCGCTCATCCAGGGCCGCAGCCTCATCTATCGCTTCGCCGCGGCCGCCCCCTTCTGGGTCGGCGTGATCGCGGGGGTGCCGTCGACATCGCTCGGTGCGCTCCGCCACGCGGCGAACCGCGTCGTCGGCCACTTCGCCGACAGCGGCGTGCCGGATGCCCGCGACCTGCTCAGCATGGGGTGGCACGGCGACTGGCGGCGGCTCGCGCAGTCCTATTCCGGCCCCGCCTCGCCGTACTGGGCGACCAAGGGTCTGCTCGGCATCTCGCTCCCCGCCGACCACCCGATGTGGAGCGCGCCGGCCGAGCCGCTTCCGGTCGAGAGCGGCGACACGCTCCGCGCCGTGCGCGCGGCGGGATGGGTCGTCTCGGGGACGCGCGCCGACGGCATCGTCCGCGTCGTGAACCACGGCACCGATCACGCCGCCGAGGGCAGCCTCGTCGGCGACTCGCCCCTGTACGCGCGCATCGGCTACTCCACCGCGACGGCACCCCTCGCGAACGGCCGGGCGTGGCGTGAGCCCCTCGAGCAGTCCGTCGCCCTCGTCGACCACCAGGGTCGGGCGACTCACCGCGCCGCGATGCAGCTCCTCGACGTGAGCATCGACGGCGAGGTCGGTGTCGCCGCCTCGACGTGGCCGGCGCATTGGATCTCGCCCGCCGAGACGCAGGTGCGGCACGGTTCGGGCATCCACGGCGAGATCGCGCTCGCGGGTCGCCTCACCGTCCGCTCGCTCGTCCGCGGTCCGTGGGAGGTGCGGGTGATCGACCTCGACGGCGTCGAAGACGGCGTGGACCCCTCGGCACTGACCCTGCGCGTGGGGGGCTGGCCCGTCGCCGACGGCGAGGAGCGGGTGACGGATGCCGCGGCATCCGTCACGACGCACCGCCTGGCGAGCGCCATCCGTCCCCTCCTCGGTGCCGGCGCCCCGAGCGTCGAGGTGCGGGCCGACTCGACCCCGCTCGGCGCCGACGCGGGTGTGCCCGTCGTGACCTTCCCCGCCGTCCCGGGGGAGCGCGTCGCGGTGATCGTCGAGCTCTCGGGGGCGCCCGCAGACCTCGGCGCCGCGCAGCTCGCCATGGAATCGGGCGAAGCCCGGATCACGTGGCCCGACGGCGTCGTCACGACGACGCCCCTTCCAGACCCCCGGATCGTCGATGCGTCGACCCGGTGA
- a CDS encoding heparinase II/III family protein has product MSEQQFTGPLARLFGTGTGDGAAEVRGILLPPSAALPVPPATDRAVWTSVDSVTAHDLVARAERDLGIPWPLPLASQAVRVHRDGDRDAWETLAFERQRRLSRAAAAAALTLEEQWIDEVADGVILLCEQSSWCWPAHDDTRARHGAVLATVDDPFLDLGAGEVAGQLAWLDRLLGTQLDERYPGVRARIRREARLRIIDPFLARPDWHWLGLDGDVHNWNPWIHGNVLVTALQLLDDPAEADLRAEIVALVVEGLDRYVASLPDDGAIDEGYSYWWNGACRALEALDLLSFATEGRWDAAAAVESLRQTVAFPHRMHLGGDWYLNLADGQARPTREQPWHALHRAARRIGDDGARRHAAAQRVPGAPLATEREGLGRLLRGLTDAVWREDAAATSPLPRDTWLPSTEVLIARERTGSAAGLTLAIKGGHNGEHHNHNDVGSFVVAVDGVPVLVDAGRPTYTAATFGPRRYDIWTMQSAWHNVPEVRGAAQSPGAGYAASVVRPSLGDERTALSLDIAGAYEAPGLRAWRRRAALDRGAGETRVVIEDAWDVEPWTGPAEPPTTLRLLVAGEVELSAGALRVLPLGGARPVSVRWTPEVPAALVTRSLSDPVLSEVWGDALTRVDLLVTEHRSLRVTVELDAATDKDSR; this is encoded by the coding sequence GTGTCCGAGCAGCAGTTCACCGGCCCTCTCGCCCGACTCTTCGGCACCGGCACGGGCGATGGCGCAGCCGAGGTGCGCGGCATCCTCCTCCCTCCGTCGGCCGCCCTTCCGGTGCCGCCGGCGACCGATCGCGCCGTCTGGACCTCTGTCGATTCGGTGACCGCGCACGACCTGGTCGCCCGCGCCGAGCGGGACCTCGGCATCCCGTGGCCCCTCCCCCTTGCGAGCCAGGCGGTCCGCGTCCACCGCGACGGAGACCGGGATGCCTGGGAGACGCTCGCCTTCGAGCGGCAGCGCCGGCTCAGCCGAGCCGCTGCCGCGGCAGCGCTGACCCTCGAAGAGCAGTGGATCGACGAGGTCGCCGACGGCGTCATCCTCCTCTGCGAGCAGAGCTCGTGGTGCTGGCCCGCTCACGACGACACCCGGGCGCGCCACGGCGCCGTGCTCGCCACCGTCGACGACCCCTTCCTCGATCTGGGCGCCGGCGAGGTGGCCGGCCAGCTCGCGTGGCTCGACCGCCTGCTGGGGACGCAGCTCGATGAGCGCTACCCGGGCGTGCGCGCCCGCATCCGGCGCGAAGCCCGCCTGCGGATCATCGACCCCTTCCTCGCGCGCCCCGACTGGCACTGGCTCGGACTCGACGGCGACGTCCACAACTGGAACCCCTGGATCCACGGCAACGTCCTCGTCACAGCGCTGCAGCTGCTCGACGATCCGGCGGAGGCCGATCTGCGCGCCGAGATCGTGGCCCTGGTCGTGGAGGGTCTCGATCGATATGTCGCCTCCCTCCCCGATGACGGCGCGATCGACGAGGGCTACTCGTATTGGTGGAACGGAGCGTGCCGCGCGCTCGAAGCCCTCGACCTCCTCTCGTTCGCGACGGAAGGGCGATGGGATGCCGCAGCCGCGGTGGAGTCGTTGCGTCAGACCGTCGCGTTCCCCCACCGCATGCACCTCGGCGGCGACTGGTACCTCAACCTGGCCGACGGCCAGGCCCGCCCGACCCGGGAGCAGCCGTGGCACGCCCTGCACCGCGCCGCTCGTCGCATCGGCGACGACGGCGCCCGGCGCCATGCCGCGGCCCAGCGCGTGCCCGGCGCGCCTCTCGCGACCGAGCGAGAGGGCCTCGGCCGGCTGCTGCGCGGTCTCACCGACGCGGTGTGGCGCGAGGATGCCGCGGCGACGTCTCCGCTGCCGCGCGACACGTGGCTGCCTTCGACCGAGGTGCTGATCGCGCGAGAGCGCACCGGCTCGGCAGCGGGACTCACCCTCGCGATCAAGGGCGGACACAACGGCGAGCACCACAATCACAACGACGTCGGCTCGTTCGTCGTCGCGGTCGACGGCGTCCCGGTCCTCGTCGACGCCGGTCGTCCCACGTACACGGCGGCGACGTTCGGCCCGCGCCGCTACGACATCTGGACGATGCAGAGCGCGTGGCACAACGTGCCCGAGGTCCGCGGTGCTGCTCAGTCCCCGGGCGCGGGGTACGCGGCGTCCGTCGTCCGTCCCTCCCTCGGCGACGAGCGGACCGCCCTCTCCCTCGACATCGCCGGGGCGTACGAGGCACCGGGGCTTCGGGCTTGGCGCCGACGCGCGGCACTCGACCGGGGGGCCGGCGAGACGCGCGTCGTGATCGAGGACGCGTGGGACGTCGAGCCCTGGACCGGACCGGCCGAGCCTCCGACGACTCTTCGCCTCCTCGTCGCCGGCGAGGTCGAGCTCTCGGCCGGCGCACTCAGGGTCCTCCCCTTGGGAGGCGCGCGCCCCGTCTCGGTCCGGTGGACGCCAGAGGTTCCCGCCGCACTTGTGACCCGATCGCTCTCCGACCCGGTGCTCTCGGAGGTGTGGGGCGACGCATTGACGCGCGTCGACCTGCTCGTCACGGAGCACCGCAGCCTCCGCGTCACGGTAGAACTGGACGCAGCCACCGACAAGGACAGCCGATGA